The genomic DNA CTGGCGGGCGCTCTCCGCCCCGGTGAACGCCCCCTTCTCGTGCCCGAACAGCTCCGCCTCCTGGAGGTCGCGGGGGATCGCCGGGATGTTCACCGCCACGAAGGGACCCGTGCGCCCCCCCAGTTCGTGGATGCTCCGGGCGATCAACTCTTTCCCCACGCCGCGCTGCCCAAGCAGCAGCACGGAGGCGTCCGAGCCCGCGACCTTCCCCACGCTCTGGAACAGTTCGAGGAGGACGCGGCTCTTTCCCACGATCCGGGCGGATCTCCAATCCTCCTGGGCCCCCGGCTGATACGGGCGCTCGCGGGAGGAGGCTTCGCTGGCGACGTTCCGGAGGAGTTCCTCGATGCGGGAGAGGTCGAACGGTTTGGTGATGAACTCCGCGGCGCCGGCGCGGGTGGAGCGGGCGGCGACGTCGGGCCGACGGACGGCGGTCATGATGAAGAAGCGGGTGGGGGACTTGCGCGCCTCGACGCGTTCGAGCACCTCGATCCCTTCCATGCCGGGCATCCGGATGTCGACGAAGGCGGCGGCGTACGTGTTCTTCCCCAGGAGGGCGAGGGCCTGCTCGCCGTCTTCGGCGAGATCCACGGCGAACCCCATCCCGGTGACGGTCTTCCGGAGAACCCAGCGGATGCTCTCGTCGTCGTCTGCGATGAGGATTCGTTTCACGTCGCGGCCTTTCTCCCCGGATCGACCGGAAGGGATAGTAATACCGCGGTTCCGGCGCCGGGAGAAGAGCGGATCTCCATCTTCCCCCCGAGCCGCGTCACCGCCTGCCGGGCCATCACCAGGCCGAGCCCCGTGCCTTTCGGCTTCGTCGTGTAGAAGGGGAGGAGCGCCTTGCGCAGCTCCTCTTCGGTCATCCCCTTCCCGTTGTCGGTGATCTCGACCTCGAGGAACGAGCGCTTCCTGCCTCGGCCCCGGGCGAAGCGGTAGTTGACGTTCATCCGCGCCTCGATCCCCACGGTTCCCGTCCGTTCGATCGCCTCCACGGCGTTCTTCAATATGTTGAGGAGGGCCCGGTAGACGGTGTCCGGGTGTCCGGAGACCGGGGGGAGGCTCGGGTCCACGCGGAGATCGAACCGGACCTCCTTCCCCTGGGCCCGGGCCTCGGAGAGGAGAAGCTGCTCCGCCTCGCGCAGCAGGGGGAGGAGGGCGAAGGGCCGTGGGGGCGGGGGAGTTTTTCCCATCTCGAGCATCTTTTCCACCAGGTCGTTGATCCGCCGCGCCTCGCGCAGGATCAGCCGGACCCCCTCGGCGCGGTCCTCGTCCGGGCCTTCCCCGCGCAGGATCCACTGCGCCGCCCCGAGGATGCCGCCCAGGGGATTCTTGATCTCGTGGGCGATCCCGTACGCCAGCATCTGCATCTCCTCGGCGCGGACCGCCGCCCGTTCCTCTTGGCCGACGAGCGAAAGGATCTCGGATGATTTGATCGAAAGGACCGCCCCCTGCGGGTCGCCGGACGCCCCCGAGAGCGGGGAGGCCCCGAGCATCACCGGGATGGAAGCGGCGGCCCCACGGCGGTGAACCGCCTGCCCCCCGCCCACCGGTTTCAACGCCACGTCGAAGCTCGTGACCGGCGTGTTCTCCTCGATCGCCTTCCGTACGATCCGGACCGCCTCCGGGCTTCCCCGGAAAAGGGTCCGGAA from Deltaproteobacteria bacterium includes the following:
- a CDS encoding ATP-binding protein; protein product: MSDLLRQTLESVNIGILVFDLAGKLAYINPAAEEILQGSSQALAGKHFRTLFRGSPEAVRIVRKAIEENTPVTSFDVALKPVGGGQAVHRRGAAASIPVMLGASPLSGASGDPQGAVLSIKSSEILSLVGQEERAAVRAEEMQMLAYGIAHEIKNPLGGILGAAQWILRGEGPDEDRAEGVRLILREARRINDLVEKMLEMGKTPPPPRPFALLPLLREAEQLLLSEARAQGKEVRFDLRVDPSLPPVSGHPDTVYRALLNILKNAVEAIERTGTVGIEARMNVNYRFARGRGRKRSFLEVEITDNGKGMTEEELRKALLPFYTTKPKGTGLGLVMARQAVTRLGGKMEIRSSPGAGTAVLLSLPVDPGRKAAT